In Caulobacter soli, one genomic interval encodes:
- a CDS encoding sarcosine oxidase subunit alpha family protein, with protein sequence MSGRRLPRGGLIDRGRVVNFEFEGRKLKGFAGDTLASALLANGVKVVGRSFKYHRPRGLLAAGVEEASALMQVGEADRSTPNPRATEIELTEGLVARPVNCWPSVRFDVGAVNNLLSRFIPAGFYYKTFMWPDWHLFEPFIRKAAGLGRASQAPDPDRYEHQYAHCDVLVVGSGPAGLAAALAAGRRKARVILVEQDTELGGSVLSASARIDGQDGIGWLDGVKRELGARADVQVLTRTTALGYFDHNSLTLLQRLDDHPGRRAPKPVLRQRLWTVRAKQVILATGALERPLVFPGNDVPGVMLASAVRQYLNRWAVLPGQATSLFTNNDSAYGVAQALLDAGAEVPCLIDSRKTPPATLVKSLSSRGVKVITDAVVTKAHGDLALEGVTVREWSGRLSRVHCDVLAMSGGWNPTVHLFSQSGGKLGWDDQIAAFRPDVSVQAEVSVGAANGQFALGTALSAGWAAGGGTAEAPAALDAAPVWTIEPLWRVQAPGKAFVDFQHDVTAADIALAKREAFVSVEHLKRYTTLGMAPDQGKTSNVNALAIMSELTGQSVAQAGTTRFRFPFTPLSLAALGGQTRGDLFRPYRRLPTHERQAAAGAVFEDYGGWLRPAYYPKAGESPHAAEQREAQVVRQAVGIFEGSPLGKIEVVGPDAAEFLDRIYANTMSTLKAGRARYGLMLNELGVLIDDGVTLRLDEERFLVGTTGGGADRIAAWLEEWLQCEWRDLKVLVAPISTAWGVLTLSGPRAREVLAAAGVDFPIGPEDFPHMTFKEGHVGGVPARVVRASFTGEVTYEVNVPADRSDELWDRLTAAGAPFGLTPVGIDAWMVLRTEKGFLHIGADTDGTTSPVDVGWGTVLKRKHDFVGRRSLTRPDNLREDRLQFVGLELVGSTDALPIGAHLRGPGVAEGSEGFVTSAGFSPALGRGVALGMVRGGQARHGEELEIVTGGLVGQRVRITKPGVYDIDGERLNG encoded by the coding sequence ATGAGCGGGCGTCGTCTGCCGCGCGGCGGCCTGATCGACCGCGGCCGCGTGGTCAATTTCGAGTTCGAGGGACGCAAGCTCAAGGGCTTTGCGGGCGACACGCTGGCCTCGGCGCTGCTGGCCAACGGCGTCAAGGTCGTCGGCCGCTCCTTCAAGTACCATCGGCCTCGCGGCCTGCTGGCCGCCGGCGTCGAGGAAGCCAGCGCCCTGATGCAGGTCGGCGAGGCCGACCGCTCCACGCCCAATCCGCGCGCGACCGAGATCGAACTGACCGAAGGCCTGGTGGCGCGCCCCGTCAACTGCTGGCCCAGCGTCCGTTTCGACGTCGGGGCGGTCAACAATCTGCTGAGCCGCTTCATCCCGGCGGGCTTCTACTACAAGACCTTCATGTGGCCCGACTGGCACCTGTTCGAGCCCTTCATCCGCAAGGCCGCGGGTCTGGGCCGGGCGTCACAGGCGCCAGATCCGGATCGCTACGAACATCAGTACGCCCATTGCGACGTCCTGGTCGTGGGCTCGGGGCCGGCCGGCCTGGCCGCCGCCCTGGCGGCCGGCCGCCGCAAGGCGCGGGTTATTCTGGTCGAGCAGGACACCGAACTGGGCGGCTCGGTGCTGTCGGCCTCGGCCCGCATCGACGGCCAGGACGGCATCGGCTGGCTCGACGGCGTCAAGCGCGAGTTGGGCGCGCGCGCCGACGTCCAGGTCCTGACCCGGACCACGGCCCTGGGCTATTTCGATCACAACAGCCTGACCCTGCTGCAACGGCTGGACGACCATCCCGGCCGCCGGGCGCCCAAGCCGGTCCTGCGCCAACGGCTGTGGACGGTGCGCGCCAAGCAAGTGATCCTGGCCACCGGCGCCCTGGAACGTCCCCTGGTGTTCCCGGGCAATGACGTCCCCGGCGTGATGCTGGCCTCGGCGGTCCGGCAATACCTCAATCGTTGGGCGGTGCTGCCCGGCCAGGCCACGAGCCTGTTCACCAACAACGACAGCGCCTATGGCGTCGCCCAGGCCCTGCTCGACGCCGGCGCCGAGGTGCCCTGTCTGATCGACAGCCGCAAGACGCCGCCGGCCACGCTGGTCAAGAGCTTGTCGTCGCGCGGCGTCAAGGTGATCACCGACGCCGTGGTCACCAAGGCGCATGGCGATCTGGCGCTTGAGGGCGTCACGGTTCGGGAATGGAGCGGGCGCCTGTCGCGCGTCCATTGCGACGTCCTGGCGATGTCCGGCGGCTGGAACCCCACCGTGCATCTGTTCTCGCAGTCGGGCGGCAAGCTGGGCTGGGACGACCAGATCGCCGCGTTCCGCCCCGACGTGTCGGTGCAGGCCGAGGTTTCGGTCGGCGCGGCCAACGGGCAGTTCGCCCTTGGGACGGCTCTGTCGGCCGGCTGGGCGGCGGGCGGCGGGACGGCCGAGGCGCCCGCGGCGCTGGACGCCGCGCCGGTCTGGACCATCGAGCCGCTGTGGCGGGTCCAAGCGCCAGGCAAGGCGTTCGTCGACTTCCAGCACGACGTCACCGCCGCCGACATCGCCCTGGCCAAGCGCGAGGCCTTCGTCTCGGTCGAGCATCTCAAGCGCTACACGACCCTGGGCATGGCGCCCGACCAGGGCAAGACCTCAAACGTCAACGCCCTGGCGATCATGTCGGAACTGACGGGGCAGAGCGTGGCGCAGGCCGGCACCACGCGCTTTCGCTTCCCGTTCACGCCGCTGAGTCTGGCTGCCCTGGGCGGGCAGACCCGAGGCGATCTCTTCCGCCCCTACCGCAGGCTGCCCACCCACGAGCGCCAGGCCGCGGCCGGGGCGGTGTTCGAGGACTATGGCGGCTGGCTGCGGCCGGCCTACTATCCCAAGGCTGGCGAAAGCCCGCACGCCGCCGAACAGCGCGAGGCCCAGGTCGTGCGCCAGGCGGTCGGGATCTTCGAGGGCTCGCCGCTGGGCAAGATCGAAGTGGTCGGCCCCGACGCGGCCGAGTTCCTCGATCGGATCTACGCCAACACCATGTCGACCTTGAAGGCGGGACGCGCGCGCTATGGCCTGATGCTCAACGAGCTGGGCGTGCTGATCGACGACGGCGTCACCCTGCGCCTGGACGAGGAACGCTTCCTGGTCGGCACCACGGGCGGCGGCGCCGACCGCATCGCCGCCTGGCTGGAAGAGTGGCTGCAATGTGAGTGGCGCGACTTGAAGGTTCTGGTCGCCCCGATCTCGACAGCCTGGGGGGTCTTGACCCTCAGCGGTCCGCGGGCCCGCGAGGTTCTCGCGGCCGCCGGCGTCGACTTCCCGATCGGCCCCGAGGACTTCCCGCACATGACGTTCAAGGAGGGTCATGTCGGGGGCGTCCCCGCACGGGTGGTTCGCGCCAGCTTCACGGGCGAGGTGACCTATGAGGTCAACGTTCCCGCCGACCGGTCGGACGAGCTTTGGGACCGCCTGACCGCGGCGGGCGCGCCGTTCGGTCTGACGCCGGTCGGGATCGACGCCTGGATGGTGCTGCGCACCGAAAAGGGCTTCCTGCACATTGGAGCGGACACCGACGGCACGACCTCGCCGGTCGATGTCGGCTGGGGAACGGTGCTCAAGCGCAAGCACGATTTCGTGGGTCGCCGCTCGCTCACCCGGCCAGACAACCTGCGCGAGGATCGGTTGCAGTTTGTCGGCCTGGAGCTCGTCGGCTCGACGGACGCCCTGCCGATCGGAGCCCACCTGCGCGGCCCGGGCGTCGCAGAGGGCAGCGAAGGGTTCGTGACCTCCGCCGGCTTCAGTCCGGCGCTGGGCCGCGGCGTGGCGTTGGGCATGGTGCGCGGCGGCCAGGCCCGCCACGGCGAGGAGCTGGAGATCGTCACCGGCGGCCTGGTCGGCCAACGCGTCCGCATCACCAAGCCTGGAGTCTACGACATCGATGGAGAGCGCCTCAATGGCTGA
- a CDS encoding sarcosine oxidase subunit delta translates to MLLINCPCCGPRDEFEFRCGGQAHITRPEPPEAVSDKQWGDYLFTRVNPKGLSLERWVHAAGCRQWFNVARDTVTHEIRAVYPMGEGAPSLTTGAAQ, encoded by the coding sequence ATGCTGCTCATCAATTGCCCGTGCTGCGGGCCTCGTGACGAATTCGAGTTCCGCTGCGGCGGCCAGGCCCACATCACCCGTCCAGAGCCGCCCGAGGCGGTTTCCGACAAGCAATGGGGCGACTATCTGTTCACCCGGGTCAATCCAAAGGGCCTCAGCCTCGAGCGTTGGGTCCACGCGGCCGGTTGCCGCCAGTGGTTCAACGTGGCGCGCGACACCGTCACCCATGAGATCCGCGCCGTCTATCCGATGGGCGAGGGCGCGCCCTCACTCACGACAGGAGCGGCGCAATGA
- a CDS encoding sarcosine oxidase subunit beta family protein, translated as MTKYSAFKVFLEGLGGQQGWSPAWRSPQPKRRYDVIIIGGGGHGLATAYYLAKVHGVRNVAVLERGWLGGGNTGRNTTVIRSNYYYPASARLYDFSLKLYEGLSRELNYNVMFSQRGMVMVAHSRHDLEGAQRWVGAMQLNGVDAEMISADEVKRRLPVLDASPGARYPIWGGFMQKRAGTARHDAVAWGYARAADALGVDIIQNCEVRGFLKNQTGRVTGVETNLGVIETDKVGMAVAGHSSVMAQLAGFELPITSYALQAFVSEPLKPVIDTVMLSLATGLYISQSDKGGLVFGGALDHYASYAQRGNSPTIRQVAGALADQMPSLGRVRLARHWAGIVDVVQDSSPILGETPTPGVYINCGWGTGGFKAIPAGGYLLAHHLATGQAHDIAAPFGLNRFFTGALIDEAAASGIAH; from the coding sequence ATGACAAAATACTCCGCGTTCAAAGTGTTTCTGGAAGGCCTGGGCGGTCAGCAGGGGTGGTCGCCGGCCTGGCGTTCGCCCCAGCCCAAGCGCCGATACGACGTGATCATCATCGGCGGCGGCGGCCACGGCCTGGCCACCGCCTACTACCTGGCCAAGGTCCACGGCGTGCGCAATGTGGCGGTCCTGGAGCGCGGATGGCTCGGCGGCGGCAACACCGGCCGCAACACCACGGTGATCCGGTCAAACTACTATTATCCGGCCAGCGCGCGCCTCTATGACTTCTCGCTGAAGCTCTATGAGGGGCTGTCGCGCGAGCTAAACTACAATGTGATGTTCAGCCAGCGCGGCATGGTCATGGTCGCCCATAGCCGCCACGACCTGGAAGGCGCCCAGCGCTGGGTGGGGGCCATGCAGCTCAACGGCGTCGACGCCGAGATGATCTCGGCCGACGAGGTCAAGCGCCGCTTGCCGGTGCTGGACGCTTCGCCGGGCGCCCGCTACCCGATCTGGGGCGGCTTCATGCAAAAGCGCGCCGGCACGGCGCGCCATGACGCGGTGGCCTGGGGCTACGCGCGGGCCGCCGACGCGCTCGGCGTCGACATCATCCAAAACTGCGAAGTTCGCGGCTTCCTCAAGAACCAGACCGGCCGGGTCACCGGCGTGGAAACCAATCTCGGCGTCATCGAGACCGACAAGGTCGGCATGGCGGTGGCGGGCCATTCATCGGTCATGGCGCAGTTGGCCGGCTTCGAACTGCCGATCACCAGCTATGCGCTGCAGGCCTTCGTGTCCGAACCGCTCAAGCCGGTCATCGACACGGTGATGCTGTCGCTGGCGACCGGGCTCTATATCAGCCAGTCGGACAAGGGCGGGCTGGTGTTTGGCGGCGCGCTGGACCACTACGCCTCCTACGCCCAGCGCGGAAACTCGCCGACCATCCGTCAGGTCGCCGGGGCCCTGGCCGACCAGATGCCCTCGCTGGGACGGGTGCGCCTGGCGCGCCATTGGGCCGGCATCGTCGACGTCGTCCAGGATTCCAGCCCCATCCTCGGAGAGACCCCGACGCCGGGCGTCTACATCAACTGCGGTTGGGGGACCGGCGGCTTCAAGGCCATTCCGGCCGGCGGGTACCTCCTGGCCCACCATCTGGCGACCGGCCAGGCGCACGACATCGCCGCGCCCTTCGGCCTGAACAGGTTTTTCACGGGCGCCTTGATCGACGAGGCCGCGGCCTCCGGCATCGCGCACTGA
- a CDS encoding alpha/beta hydrolase family protein gives MQSDIRQSTAFKAVEDFYTALFAPGVGHVYSADDCAPTADGRRAYFNGQAFHGALADGPSERLYEIDLQTGALNDLFGRASRMARPCPNGSRLACMVSNASGEELLSVFAADARPMLTRQIEGLVEQLEWSPDGRRLLMVVAGLGADLAGYQGGLATKAAAQGPAWLPEVRTGQEGHLWRRLWVLDVESSNLSRVSRAETNVWEATWWGPAHIAAVCSDDHSEGTWYASSLRRIALDDGAEEIVYRPRDQIGLATGSPDGRRLAFVEALCSDRGIICGQAMVIGADGAARPIPTGEVEVSSLAWRDDDVLHYAGQAAFDTVIGDYRLADGQASELWRSSGLTCGAWYPSAKPLPGGRSLVVAEAYDQAPRVAIIEAGTPRTVRSLAAPAAAEAMTGRGTMGPAVWTAPDGLEIHGWLVTPDDAKGPAPLVLDIHGGPIWANRGRWMGRGRAAPLLAALGCAVLYPNPRGSSTRGQDFARLVRGDMGGADTGDLLSAVDHLVASGLADPERLACTGTSYGGYMSAWLVTQDTRFAAAAPISPVTDWFSQHRTSQIPHFDLAFLDGSSSRTDGLFFSRSPVMFADRVTTPCLVMAGALDKNTPPTQALEFHQSLCEAGAKSVLVTYPNDGHSLRGYPAYLDSAARILSWFGEHLRLQAAP, from the coding sequence ATGCAGAGCGATATTCGACAATCGACGGCCTTCAAGGCCGTCGAGGATTTCTACACCGCGCTGTTCGCGCCGGGCGTCGGCCACGTCTATTCCGCCGACGACTGCGCGCCGACCGCCGACGGGCGGCGCGCCTATTTCAACGGCCAGGCCTTCCACGGGGCGCTGGCCGACGGCCCGTCGGAACGGCTCTATGAGATCGATCTGCAGACCGGGGCGCTGAACGACCTGTTTGGCCGCGCCAGCCGCATGGCGCGGCCTTGTCCGAACGGATCGCGGCTGGCCTGCATGGTGTCGAACGCGTCCGGCGAGGAGCTGTTGAGCGTGTTCGCGGCGGACGCTCGCCCGATGCTCACGCGCCAGATCGAGGGCCTGGTCGAGCAGTTGGAATGGTCGCCCGACGGGCGGCGGCTGCTGATGGTCGTGGCGGGGCTCGGCGCGGACCTGGCCGGCTATCAGGGCGGCCTGGCCACCAAGGCCGCCGCGCAAGGCCCCGCCTGGCTGCCCGAGGTGCGCACCGGACAGGAAGGCCATCTGTGGCGAAGGCTGTGGGTGCTCGATGTGGAGTCGTCGAACCTTTCTCGGGTCTCCCGCGCCGAAACCAACGTCTGGGAGGCGACCTGGTGGGGTCCGGCCCATATCGCGGCGGTGTGCAGCGACGACCATAGCGAGGGGACGTGGTACGCTTCCAGCCTGCGGCGCATCGCGCTCGACGACGGGGCCGAGGAGATCGTCTATCGCCCCCGCGACCAGATCGGCCTGGCGACGGGGTCGCCCGACGGGCGCCGCCTAGCCTTTGTCGAGGCCCTCTGCAGCGATCGCGGCATCATCTGCGGCCAGGCGATGGTGATCGGCGCCGACGGCGCGGCCCGGCCGATCCCGACCGGCGAGGTGGAAGTCTCCAGCCTGGCCTGGAGGGACGACGATGTCCTGCATTATGCCGGCCAGGCGGCGTTCGACACGGTGATCGGCGACTATCGCCTGGCCGACGGCCAGGCGAGCGAACTGTGGCGCTCGAGCGGCCTGACCTGCGGCGCCTGGTATCCCTCGGCCAAACCCCTGCCCGGAGGGCGCAGCCTGGTGGTCGCCGAGGCCTATGACCAGGCCCCTCGGGTGGCGATCATCGAGGCGGGGACGCCGCGCACCGTACGATCGCTGGCCGCGCCGGCCGCGGCCGAGGCCATGACCGGCCGCGGGACGATGGGACCGGCGGTCTGGACCGCGCCCGACGGCCTGGAGATCCACGGCTGGCTGGTGACGCCCGACGACGCCAAAGGGCCCGCGCCGCTGGTGCTGGATATTCATGGCGGCCCCATCTGGGCCAATCGCGGCCGCTGGATGGGCCGGGGCCGGGCCGCGCCGCTGCTGGCGGCCTTGGGCTGCGCGGTTCTCTATCCCAATCCGCGCGGCAGCTCGACCCGCGGCCAGGATTTCGCGCGCCTGGTCAGAGGGGACATGGGCGGCGCCGACACCGGCGACCTGCTGTCGGCCGTCGATCACCTGGTCGCCAGCGGCCTGGCAGACCCCGAACGCCTGGCCTGCACGGGCACCAGCTATGGCGGCTACATGTCCGCCTGGCTGGTGACCCAGGACACGCGCTTCGCGGCCGCCGCGCCGATCTCGCCGGTGACCGACTGGTTCAGCCAGCACCGAACCAGCCAGATCCCGCATTTCGACCTGGCGTTTCTCGACGGCTCGTCCAGCCGGACGGACGGATTGTTCTTCAGCCGCAGCCCGGTGATGTTCGCCGACCGCGTCACCACGCCCTGCCTGGTCATGGCCGGGGCGCTCGACAAGAACACCCCGCCGACCCAGGCCCTGGAATTTCACCAGTCGCTTTGCGAAGCGGGGGCCAAGAGCGTGCTGGTCACCTATCCCAACGATGGACACAGCCTGCGGGGCTATCCAGCCTATCTCGATAGCGCCGCCAGGATCCTGTCCTGGTTCGGCGAGCACCTTCGCCTGCAAGCGGCGCCCTGA
- a CDS encoding TetR/AcrR family transcriptional regulator, whose protein sequence is MLKSTAERGISTEDWIAVAKATLIKEGIAGVKIDRLAKKAGVTRGGFYYRFKSLQGMLDALIEDWRATNHQPIIDTLDAPGSPPERFRSLMRLWMDERNYNPDYDAAIRAWSRVSPKVADVVHEVDDLRIEAFKRLFVDAGYDEDEAFVRARITYFHQVGYYAMGMRESAKRREELSEFYYRVLTGFRGGEFKHRPPTPEPAARAKASRRRDVSA, encoded by the coding sequence GTGCTCAAAAGCACCGCCGAGCGGGGGATTTCCACCGAGGACTGGATCGCGGTGGCCAAGGCCACCCTGATCAAGGAGGGCATCGCCGGGGTGAAGATCGACCGGTTGGCCAAGAAGGCCGGCGTGACGCGGGGCGGGTTCTATTATCGCTTCAAAAGCCTGCAGGGCATGCTTGACGCGCTGATCGAGGATTGGCGGGCCACCAACCATCAACCCATCATCGACACGCTCGATGCGCCCGGCTCGCCGCCGGAGCGCTTCCGGTCGCTGATGCGGCTATGGATGGACGAGCGCAACTACAACCCCGACTACGACGCGGCGATCCGGGCCTGGTCACGGGTTTCGCCCAAGGTCGCCGATGTCGTGCACGAGGTCGACGACCTGCGGATCGAGGCGTTCAAGCGCCTGTTCGTCGACGCCGGCTATGATGAGGACGAAGCCTTCGTCCGAGCCCGGATCACCTACTTCCACCAGGTGGGCTACTACGCCATGGGCATGCGCGAGTCGGCCAAGCGGCGCGAGGAGCTCAGCGAGTTCTATTATCGTGTGCTGACCGGCTTTCGCGGCGGTGAGTTCAAGCATCGTCCGCCGACGCCGGAGCCCGCCGCGCGGGCCAAGGCCTCGCGCCGCCGGGACGTGAGCGCCTAG
- a CDS encoding gamma-glutamyltransferase — MAHSSPTDAAAIAANLRDFDYIVNPGPKAPVTGLKAAVSTDNAIVTETMLRVLREGGNAVDAGIAGCLVQAAVEPFMTNHTGTVTFLYYEAKTGQYHQLDSAGFMPSGLAPFKPVPPQPAGYASMPPSACIPGYMPGLKAIFERFATRPWAELCADAIRWAEDGHPVSSFEYYVNTWGADFTTFFSEGRAFYRPDGHFTPVGHRFRPPGMAETLRKVAEHGPDHMITGDWARAFVAKANDMGWKITLDHMTETPPRWLEPLRFRHRDHEIVSLNVPQQQGAYIALALGVLRELDLKDVEPQSAEHYYYLGHALRLAQIHSGFITDTTVADAAVDVVTNPEHHKQLARLIKGLMPKVDLTEHSRLVGGPGMVSGLSLYGGLGKPTRGRSDSKQPTGSCELSIVDAEGNWVQMMNTLQSGGIPGMVVEGIPMVGTHATFGGLTTAIDGRLFKGARLRQCIGNTFVLKDGKPVFSLGSPGNVHCTVPQVLAYLLEFGYGPDDAVAAPRILPMGEDSSLVLEDRLSDETIDGLAALGLNVKVSEAWDFHMGSFAMCYRDDDGLIGTVADPRRCAVADGLR, encoded by the coding sequence ATGGCTCACAGCTCGCCCACCGACGCCGCGGCGATCGCCGCGAACCTGAGGGACTTCGACTACATCGTGAACCCCGGCCCCAAGGCCCCGGTCACCGGGCTGAAGGCCGCGGTCAGCACCGACAACGCCATCGTCACCGAAACCATGTTGCGGGTGCTGCGCGAGGGCGGCAACGCCGTCGACGCGGGCATCGCCGGCTGCCTGGTGCAGGCCGCGGTCGAGCCGTTCATGACCAACCACACCGGCACGGTGACCTTCCTCTACTATGAGGCCAAGACCGGCCAGTACCACCAGCTCGACAGCGCCGGCTTCATGCCCTCGGGCCTGGCGCCGTTCAAGCCGGTGCCGCCGCAGCCCGCCGGCTACGCGTCCATGCCGCCCAGCGCCTGCATTCCCGGCTACATGCCCGGCCTGAAGGCCATCTTCGAACGCTTCGCCACCCGGCCCTGGGCCGAGCTTTGCGCCGACGCGATCCGTTGGGCCGAGGACGGCCACCCCGTGTCCAGCTTCGAATACTACGTCAACACCTGGGGCGCGGACTTCACCACCTTCTTCTCCGAGGGCCGGGCCTTTTACCGCCCCGACGGCCACTTCACGCCCGTCGGACACCGTTTCCGTCCGCCGGGCATGGCCGAGACGCTGCGCAAGGTGGCCGAGCACGGCCCCGACCACATGATCACCGGCGACTGGGCCAGGGCGTTTGTCGCCAAGGCCAACGACATGGGCTGGAAGATCACGCTTGATCACATGACCGAGACGCCGCCCCGCTGGCTGGAGCCCTTGCGTTTCCGGCACCGCGATCACGAGATCGTCTCGTTGAACGTTCCCCAGCAGCAGGGCGCCTATATCGCCCTGGCCCTGGGCGTGCTGCGCGAGCTGGACCTGAAGGACGTCGAGCCGCAGTCCGCCGAGCACTACTATTATCTAGGCCACGCGCTGCGTCTGGCGCAGATCCACAGCGGCTTCATCACCGACACCACCGTGGCCGACGCGGCGGTGGACGTCGTCACCAACCCCGAGCATCACAAGCAGTTGGCGCGCCTGATCAAGGGCCTCATGCCGAAGGTCGACCTGACCGAGCACAGCCGCCTGGTCGGCGGGCCCGGCATGGTCAGCGGCCTGTCGCTCTATGGCGGCCTGGGCAAGCCGACCCGCGGCCGCAGCGACAGCAAACAGCCGACCGGCAGCTGCGAGCTGTCCATCGTCGACGCCGAGGGCAACTGGGTGCAGATGATGAACACCCTGCAGTCGGGCGGCATCCCGGGCATGGTGGTGGAAGGCATTCCGATGGTCGGCACCCACGCCACCTTCGGCGGCCTGACCACGGCGATCGACGGGCGCCTGTTCAAGGGCGCGCGTCTGCGCCAGTGCATCGGCAACACCTTCGTGCTCAAGGACGGCAAGCCGGTCTTCTCCCTCGGCTCGCCGGGGAACGTCCACTGCACCGTGCCCCAGGTCCTGGCCTATCTGCTGGAGTTCGGCTACGGGCCCGACGACGCGGTGGCCGCGCCCCGGATCCTGCCGATGGGCGAGGACAGCTCCCTGGTGCTCGAGGATCGGCTCAGCGACGAGAC